One genomic region from Desulfuromonas sp. TF encodes:
- a CDS encoding histidine phosphatase family protein: protein MKRLTLVRHAKSSWKDPALADFDRPLNKRGKRDVPLTGQRLAALGRRPELIVSSPARRARKTAELIGRELGLADDRLVLEAAIYEAEPEALLEVVRGLDERWEHVMLIGHNPGLTEFGNLLADCGIENIPTCGALCLDFDIGDWKSLGPESGTVVFYDTPKNPAG, encoded by the coding sequence ATGAAACGCCTGACCCTGGTACGACACGCCAAATCGAGCTGGAAGGACCCCGCGCTGGCGGATTTCGATCGGCCTCTCAACAAGCGCGGCAAACGTGACGTGCCGCTGACGGGGCAACGGCTGGCCGCCCTCGGCCGGCGCCCCGAGCTGATCGTCTCCAGCCCCGCCAGGCGGGCGCGCAAGACCGCCGAACTGATCGGGCGGGAGCTTGGACTCGCCGATGACCGGCTGGTCCTGGAGGCGGCAATCTATGAGGCGGAGCCCGAGGCTCTGCTGGAAGTGGTGCGCGGCCTCGACGAGCGCTGGGAGCACGTGATGCTGATCGGCCACAACCCGGGGCTCACCGAATTCGGCAATCTGCTCGCCGACTGCGGTATCGAGAACATTCCAACGTGCGGCGCGCTCTGCCTCGATTTCGACATCGGGGACTGGAAAAGCCTCGGACCCGAATCCGGAACCGTGGTTTTCTACGACACGCCGAAAAATCCCGCTGGCTGA
- a CDS encoding NUDIX hydrolase has protein sequence METRPSWFYRQSGVIPFRQFDGRLEVLLVTNRRRRRWIIPKGIIEPGLSATESAAREAWEEAGVLGAIRSFPVGEYRYAKWGGICTVQVFLLRVDEVLGSWPEGTIRGRVWLSPREAADRVREEELRPMLLRLPDLLIHSGVEQDWTLFNVLKEAPE, from the coding sequence ATGGAAACCCGTCCCTCCTGGTTCTATCGCCAATCGGGAGTTATCCCCTTCCGGCAGTTCGACGGCCGCCTGGAGGTGTTGCTGGTCACCAACCGGCGACGCAGGCGCTGGATCATCCCCAAGGGGATTATCGAACCCGGCCTGTCGGCCACTGAGTCCGCGGCACGGGAAGCCTGGGAGGAAGCCGGAGTCCTCGGCGCCATCCGCTCGTTTCCGGTCGGTGAATACCGTTATGCGAAATGGGGGGGAATCTGCACCGTGCAGGTCTTTCTGCTGCGCGTCGATGAGGTGCTGGGGAGTTGGCCGGAAGGGACGATCCGCGGCCGGGTATGGTTAAGCCCCCGGGAAGCGGCTGATCGGGTGCGGGAGGAGGAGCTGCGGCCGATGTTGCTGCGCCTCCCGGATCTGTTGATCCATTCCGGTGTTGAGCAGGACTGGACGCTCTTCAATGTTTTAAAGGAGGCCCCGGAATGA
- a CDS encoding MarR family transcriptional regulator, with translation MDIKEKVLEVMRAEGQPLNAGKIAELGGLDRKEVDKAMEQLKKEEKIISPKRCYWTPA, from the coding sequence ATGGATATCAAGGAAAAGGTTCTCGAAGTGATGCGTGCCGAAGGCCAACCCCTTAATGCGGGCAAAATCGCCGAGCTTGGGGGGCTGGACCGGAAAGAGGTCGACAAGGCGATGGAGCAGTTAAAAAAGGAAGAAAAGATCATTTCGCCAAAGAGGTGTTATTGGACACCGGCCTAG
- a CDS encoding CYTH domain-containing protein: protein MPTEIERKFLVVGDSWRRGATGTLFRQGYLCTDPERTVRVRLAVERGTMTIKGKTEGISRAEFEYPIPAAEAAEMLERLCLRPLIEKMRYRVEHAGTVWEIDEFFGDNEGLILAEVELQSPGAQFELPPWAGREVSDDPRYYNASLVRFPFSKWPKTAG, encoded by the coding sequence ATGCCAACCGAAATCGAACGCAAATTCCTGGTCGTCGGCGACAGCTGGCGCCGGGGAGCCACGGGGACCTTGTTCCGACAGGGTTACCTCTGCACAGATCCGGAGCGGACCGTGCGGGTGCGCCTGGCCGTCGAAAGGGGAACAATGACCATCAAGGGGAAGACCGAGGGGATCAGCCGCGCCGAGTTCGAGTACCCGATCCCTGCGGCCGAGGCCGCCGAGATGCTCGAGCGGCTCTGCCTGCGTCCGCTGATCGAAAAGATGCGCTACCGGGTGGAACATGCCGGAACGGTCTGGGAAATAGATGAATTCTTCGGGGACAATGAAGGTCTGATCCTGGCGGAAGTGGAGCTCCAATCACCAGGAGCTCAGTTTGAGCTTCCCCCTTGGGCTGGTCGGGAGGTTTCGGACGATCCCCGCTATTACAACGCCAGCCTGGTGCGGTTCCCATTTTCGAAGTGGCCGAAGACCGCGGGGTGA